The following are encoded together in the Vanrija pseudolonga chromosome 7, complete sequence genome:
- the march5 gene encoding E3 ubiquitin-protein ligase MARCH5 — protein MSATTQDHHHHDVGPEVVVVDEDPWAAAAAEAADDVQIDDDPWADEHDELDAHAVEASLGGVLVREAERDAATAPAPAHAKPAAHAEAEAEAGATAPELVPLPPDDEDDDEAKPSPVRADTPLRELEERAAPLGGKDTATADAEEKQCRICLGGVEDEEDMGRLISPCLCTGSMRYVHVKCINQWRGTGPNAKNFLQCPQCSHQYRIQRTLIFGLATSKKILALVTLVLFTFLTLVAGQVLLRILMASLEEANAAKKAAQEAAARGEPAPEPVWESESGGTAIYVFGAGLMYDVIMEAVDTFLDILMDGYRAWGRGRKGWVANAIMWFLFRFMLGIAALGSLSFLSLLVSLSLFAPLQLVHTFRGTGIFDGLRNRLRGRGYLLVVAMVLIGVFNSIVQVYDVVQAITMSGLQYVETQILEVNADAPAERQAPPTWRQRWWAERRWRTMQGWYEVLTRAWVWLKERVRAWRTATQERVRAGLEQGREVEAR, from the exons ATGAGCGCGACCACGCaggaccaccaccaccacgacgtcgggcccgaggtggtcgtcgttgacgaggacccgtgggccgcggcggctgcggaagccgccgacgacgtgcagatcgacgacgacccctgggccgacgagcatgacgagctcgatgcgCACGCGGTAGAGGCCTCTTTAGGCGGGGTActtgtgcgcgaggcggagcgcgacgcggccaccgcgccagcaccagcacatGCCAAGCCAGCGGCgcatgccgaggccgaggccgaggcaggAGCGACCGCGCCAGAGCTCGTGCCGCtcccgcccgacgacgaagacgatgacgaggccAAACCCTCCCCCGTGCgggccgacacgccgctccGCGAGCTAGAGGAACGCGCCGCACcactcggcggcaaggacacGGCCACAGCGGACGCCGAAGAGAAGCAGTGCCGGATCtgccttggcggcgtcgaggacgaggaggacatggGGAGGCTGATCAGCCCGTGCTTGTGTACCGGCAGCATGCGT TATGTCCACG TCAAGTGCATTAACCAGTGGCGAGGTACTGGCCCGAACGCG AAGAACTTCCTCC AATGCCCGCAGTGCAGCCACCAGTACCGGATCCAGCGGACGCTGATCTTCGGCCTGGCCACGTCCAAGAAGATCCTGGCGCTGGTCACGCTCGTGCTGTTCACGTTCCTGACCCTCGTGGCGGGGCAGGTGCTCCTGCGCATCCTCATGGCGTCGCTGGAAGAAGCCAACGCcgcgaagaaggcggcgcaggaggcggccgcgcgcggcgagcccgcgcccGAACCCGTGTGggagagcgagagcggcggcacggcaaTCTACGTGTTTGGCGCAGGGCTCATGTACGACGTCATCATGGAGGCCGTCGACACGTTCCTCGATATCCTGATGGACGGCTACCGCGCGTGGGGGCGCGGCCGGAAGGGCTGGGTCGCCAACGCCATCATGTGGTTCCTCTTCCGGTTCATGCTGGGCATTGCGGCGCTCGGGTCCCTCAGCTTTTTGAGCCTGCTCGTCTCGCTGTCGCTCTTTGCGCCGCTCCAGCTCGTGCACACGTTCCGCGGCACAGGCATCTTCGACGGGCTGCGCAACCGCCTCCGCGGGAGAGGGTATCTGCTCGTCGTGGCCATGGTACTCATCGGCGTGTTCAACAGCATTGTGCAGGTGTACGACGTGGTGCAGGCGATCACCATGAGCGGGCTGCA aTACGTCGAGACGCAGATCCTCGAGgtcaacgccgacgcgcccgccgagcgacaggcgccgccgacgtggcggcagcgctggtgggccgagcggcggtggcgcacCATGCAGGGGTGGTACGAGGTGCTGACGCGCGCGTGGGTGTGGCTCAAGGAGCGGGTGCGGGCGTGGCGCACCGCGACGCAGGAGCGCGTCCGGGCCGGGTTAGAGCagggccgcgaggtcgaggcgaggtga